The following DNA comes from Diprion similis isolate iyDipSimi1 chromosome 14, iyDipSimi1.1, whole genome shotgun sequence.
CTCTTAACACGCATCATCGACTAGCACTCGTGAAAAATAAGAGGAAACATGTCACCTCACTCCAAGTACTTTGTCGTTGAATTCGTTGGAATAGCAATTGCAATAATCTGCGTCGTGTACACATATTTTAAGTACGTCACCTTGAGAtactggaaaagaaaaaacattgaatatgTCAAACCGGTTGTTCCATTTGGTAACATTTGGCCATTACTTTCGGGCCGGTCTTCAATCGGTAAGAACACTACTGCAACCTTTAGAGAACGATCACCATTCGTGCTAGAGGGAAAAACTATATTTATCTAGTGTTATTTTGCAGGTGAATTGTTTCGGGATCTGTATTTCAGTAAAAAGAAGAGTCCCGTATTTGGTATCTACTTGTTGCACAAACCTGCACTTGTAGTCAACGATCCCAACCTCATACGCTTCGTTCTCACAAAAGAGTTCGCGCATTTTCATGACCGTGGTGTCTATTGCAACGAGAAGATCGATCCCTTGTCGGCGCATTTGTTTGCCGTTCCCGGTGAAAAATGGCGGTTTTTGAGGAGCAAGTTCTCCCCCACATTTACTTCGAGTAAAATGAGACAGATGTTTTTCACGATGGGAGAATGCTCCGAGAAAATGGCTGCATATATCACTGACAAAGCGAAAAATCGCGAGTTGGTCGAAATCAAGAATCTCGTCGCGAGGTTGGTCTAACGATTGTTGACGTATAATCTAAGCTCCTGACTTTACAGTAACGCTGACATTCTTACCTAATATTAACAATCCAAGGTTCTCCACTGACGTCATAGCTTCGGTAGCCTTTGGCATTCAAGCGAACAGCATCGAGAATCCTGACGCAGAGTTCCGAAAGTGGGGTCAAAAGTTCTTCCAACCAAATCCATTAAAGAATCTTCTTTTACTTTTGGCTCCTACCTGGCTGGACCTGTTTAAAATTCCAGTCATTGAGAAGGATATTAGCAAATTCTTCATCAGTGCTTTCACTGAAACTGTGGAATACAGGATCGCCAACGATGTCGTCAGGAAAGACTTTTTGGATCTGATAATGCAGCTCATGAACAAGGGTTACATAGACAACAATGATGAGAAAACGCGTGCCCAACTGTCAGGTGAAACATCGATCTAGCCTCATTGTTATGACCGGAAAATTGGTAATTTGCGTGTAATTTTTAACAGGGATCGACAGGAATAAAATAACCATGCTCGAAGGAGCTGCGCAGGCCTTCGTATTCTGGTTAGCAGGGTTTGAAACCTCATCGTCAACGGTCACTAACTGCCTCTACGAGCTGGCGCTACATCAGGACATGCAGGAAAAATTAGCCGACGAAATCAACAAGGCTCTGGCTGCCAATGAGTTTGGGAGCATATCTTACGACAGTATCAAGGAGATGCCGTATCTTGATAAGGTCATATCCGGTTAGTTCAGTTTCTGGACTTATAGTCCTCTGTCTCATGTCGCAAAGCAATGGTTCATGATGTATCCTCGATCCATTGGACAGAAACTCTAAGGAAGTACCCGGCTATCCCGATTCTGAACAGGGAGTGCACGGACGAAATTGATCTGCCTGGCACTGGTCTTCGCGTTGCTAAAGGAACCGCGATCATCATCCCGGTTTATGGAATACACAGCGACCCCGGCGTATTTCCAGAACCAGAAAAGTTCGACCCGGAACGATTCACTGAGGAAAATATAGCCAGCAGACATCAGTACCATTACCTGCCGTTTGGCGAAGGGCCCAGAAACTGCATCGGTGAGTTGCAGAATTGGGGGTAGTCTCGCATCTCAATGActgttttaaataatttttttttttcatatggtACAATTTATTTAgtaacttcaatttttttacacataaaagagaaatttataaagtattacggaaaattttttttgatcattttttatagTCCATTTCGCTGGTGTGGCTGCCGTCTGAAGTTACATACATTTAAATTTGACTGATACGATATCTCGACTTTAAAGCATCCGATAAAAAAGAGATTATTATAAAGTAGGTATATGTCTTGTCGCTGTCGCGGGAGACAGAATTATGCGAATTCGATCGAAAAAACAGAGAGCCTAACaatttgagctgaaaaaaggatcgaaaatttcaaaagtcggccatttcattgtttttgcaatggtattttcataattctgCTTCAGGCGATAGAAACAAGTTTACTTTTAGATAATCTCTGTGTTCATTTTCGGGTACTTTAAAACTGAGATGTGAACCCAATAGGGGTAACTTCATGCGGCCATATCAGCGAGATTTACCCCccaaaaacgaagaagaaaatttccgtttcaCTTTGTAACTTCCTCTTtgatatgtgaaaaatttggaattgttGAGTAAATTGTACtatagcaaaaaaattatttaaacaagtCATTGTGATGCCAGATTACCACCTTATACTGGACCTGGACTGTAAGGTTAAGCGTCGATCGATTTATGGCCTCGTTTTAGGCATGAGGTTCGGATTGCTCCAGACGAAGGTCGCCCTCGCCAAGCTGCTTTCCAAATATCGTTTCAAACCGGGTCCGGGTTTGAAAGTACCAATGGTGCTTGACAAAGGAAACATCCCCATTGGACCAGCGGGTGGCATGATTCTCCGAATTGAAGAACGATGAGCACACGTGAATCACGTTTATTGAAAaccaataattaataataacctaaaaatgtaaaagaattgataaacaaagtttgaaaattaatatctttcgtacattttttattttcgtctgGACTTTCTCGTATCAAAGCCCAAACGTAATCTCCTATCATTTTCTCATTATACTGCCCGCGATAACGTgaataacgataaaattcATTAGATCTTGGTGAAAACgtattcctttttcttctaagTAAGCAGACATATTAACTATCAACCAAAAACTTGAAGTCATTTATCAAtgtaaaaaagataaaaacaaactttataaGTAATAAGGAAAAGTTTTGGTTATTATTCGATAtatagaaatcaaaatttatttatcttaatAGAAActcgtgaaaaaagaaaaaacttttagtAATATATCTGTTAATTGACCGGCGCCTGTATAATCTTACATAAGCTATAAGTTTACGATAGACTCGCACGATaatgcgaaattttttcacgccggaagaagaataaatttcaaacctGTTATTCAAAACATAACACATAGTCTCGTAATACAAGCTAAAATCAGTGGCGTAACTAGAATTTACGGGCCCcgatgcgaaaaaaattgatcctgTTAAAGACATCTTTTAGATAATGTTTCGTCAAG
Coding sequences within:
- the LOC124414546 gene encoding probable cytochrome P450 6a14, yielding MSPHSKYFVVEFVGIAIAIICVVYTYFKYVTLRYWKRKNIEYVKPVVPFGNIWPLLSGRSSIGELFRDLYFSKKKSPVFGIYLLHKPALVVNDPNLIRFVLTKEFAHFHDRGVYCNEKIDPLSAHLFAVPGEKWRFLRSKFSPTFTSSKMRQMFFTMGECSEKMAAYITDKAKNRELVEIKNLVARFSTDVIASVAFGIQANSIENPDAEFRKWGQKFFQPNPLKNLLLLLAPTWLDLFKIPVIEKDISKFFISAFTETVEYRIANDVVRKDFLDLIMQLMNKGYIDNNDEKTRAQLSGIDRNKITMLEGAAQAFVFWLAGFETSSSTVTNCLYELALHQDMQEKLADEINKALAANEFGSISYDSIKEMPYLDKVISETLRKYPAIPILNRECTDEIDLPGTGLRVAKGTAIIIPVYGIHSDPGVFPEPEKFDPERFTEENIASRHQYHYLPFGEGPRNCIGMRFGLLQTKVALAKLLSKYRFKPGPGLKVPMVLDKGNIPIGPAGGMILRIEER